Proteins encoded within one genomic window of Halorussus salilacus:
- a CDS encoding DUF7268 family protein, which translates to MDLRERARLLGRAVLLGLALGAVGVPVAVLAGETLRSASATVFALGALVFGFALLGWSGSVFAGEAVENMQEYMDAGTNWTEADSRQAMAILGSVGFGGMVGSSLATAVVGTVV; encoded by the coding sequence ATGGACCTCCGCGAGCGCGCCCGACTCCTCGGGCGCGCGGTCCTGCTGGGCCTCGCCCTCGGCGCGGTCGGCGTTCCCGTCGCAGTCCTCGCGGGCGAGACGCTCCGGAGCGCCAGCGCGACGGTGTTCGCGCTCGGCGCGTTAGTGTTCGGCTTCGCCCTGCTGGGGTGGTCGGGGTCGGTGTTCGCTGGCGAGGCCGTCGAGAACATGCAGGAGTACATGGACGCCGGGACTAACTGGACGGAGGCCGACTCCCGGCAGGCGATGGCAATTCTGGGGAGCGTCGGGTTCGGCGGGATGGTCGGGTCGAGTCTGGCGACGGCGGTCGTGGGAACCGTGGTGTAG
- a CDS encoding DUF5806 family protein: protein MADDPSRPPENDHQDAEREAPESTDTDSEAESDSPEADSSGDETVEEATESDEGDTGPDEESVPEDVRKYERFQKMDGAQYDRVNEFLRDRTYITAREWAIARLCADFRTETGVEMTKIGENLPELVPFMTDTYTPQAVNQARSSFEDKVRQAGATFLYGAMSGFFTAEELDDMMYEVTEVAKFLLEVEGVDLSVDEELEAEDRISGVMREVRSASEQLRHDELECPNCGTELEATDAETAVESDD from the coding sequence ATGGCAGACGACCCGTCGCGTCCGCCCGAGAACGACCATCAGGACGCAGAGCGCGAGGCTCCCGAATCCACCGACACCGATTCGGAAGCCGAGTCCGACTCGCCCGAAGCGGATTCCTCCGGCGACGAGACGGTCGAGGAGGCCACCGAATCCGACGAGGGAGACACCGGCCCCGACGAGGAGTCGGTTCCGGAGGACGTGCGCAAGTACGAGCGGTTCCAGAAGATGGACGGCGCGCAGTACGACCGGGTCAACGAGTTCCTCCGGGACCGGACCTACATCACCGCCCGCGAGTGGGCCATCGCCCGGCTCTGTGCCGACTTCCGGACCGAGACGGGCGTCGAGATGACCAAGATCGGCGAGAACCTCCCCGAACTCGTCCCGTTCATGACCGACACCTACACCCCGCAGGCGGTCAATCAGGCCCGGTCGTCGTTCGAGGACAAGGTCCGGCAGGCCGGGGCGACCTTCCTCTACGGCGCGATGTCCGGCTTCTTCACGGCCGAGGAGCTCGACGACATGATGTACGAGGTGACCGAGGTCGCGAAGTTCCTGCTCGAAGTCGAGGGCGTAGACCTCTCGGTCGACGAGGAGCTCGAGGCCGAGGACCGCATCTCGGGCGTGATGCGCGAGGTCCGGTCGGCGAGCGAACAGCTACGCCACGACGAACTGGAGTGCCCGAACTGCGGCACCGAGTTGGAAGCCACGGACGCCGAGACGGCGGTCGAGTCCGACGACTGA
- a CDS encoding universal stress protein: protein MIDTVVIATDGSESVTRAVEVALDLAERFDAAVHALYVVDTGEVESSPEALREELRAALESQSSEALDSVRDHADREVVTAVREGHPAPEITEYAREQDADVVATGTRGRHGENRFLIGSVAERVVRSCPVPVLTVRQLDGEADGDGGD, encoded by the coding sequence ATGATAGACACCGTCGTCATCGCCACCGACGGCTCCGAGAGCGTGACTCGGGCCGTCGAAGTCGCCCTCGACCTCGCAGAGCGGTTCGACGCCGCGGTCCACGCGCTGTACGTCGTCGACACCGGCGAAGTGGAGTCCTCGCCCGAGGCGCTCCGCGAGGAACTCCGGGCAGCGCTGGAGAGTCAGTCGAGCGAGGCGCTCGATTCGGTCCGCGACCACGCCGACCGCGAGGTCGTCACCGCGGTCCGAGAGGGCCACCCCGCGCCCGAGATCACCGAGTACGCCCGCGAGCAGGACGCAGACGTGGTCGCTACCGGGACGCGAGGCCGTCACGGCGAGAACCGGTTCCTCATCGGCAGCGTCGCCGAGCGCGTCGTCCGGTCGTGTCCGGTGCCCGTGCTGACGGTGCGCCAACTCGACGGCGAGGCCGACGGTGACGGCGGCGACTGA
- a CDS encoding DUF7529 family protein, with translation MSEDADDPDGAPEGSFEDADDPAAAFEQSTELPGANLRAMEFWDEVVADMEATAAEYEADGWETLQLHPGDVTTRTPDGDDDRFGLDVLVPGDEFEAVEDLLAGEVAFGSYEAFTAMADGLVLLVVAMEDATEQVAVLYPAYYDAEDASEMLEAAERAGEMRTYLRTLKNDRIEFTHEDPEPFAPPTSEE, from the coding sequence ATGAGCGAGGACGCCGACGACCCCGACGGAGCGCCCGAGGGGTCGTTCGAGGACGCCGACGACCCCGCGGCCGCCTTCGAACAGTCCACCGAACTGCCCGGCGCGAACCTCCGGGCGATGGAGTTCTGGGACGAGGTCGTCGCCGACATGGAGGCGACCGCGGCCGAGTACGAGGCCGACGGCTGGGAGACGCTCCAGCTCCACCCGGGCGACGTGACGACGCGCACGCCCGACGGGGACGACGACCGGTTCGGCCTCGACGTGCTCGTGCCCGGCGACGAGTTCGAGGCGGTCGAGGACCTGCTCGCTGGCGAGGTCGCGTTCGGCTCCTACGAGGCGTTCACCGCGATGGCCGACGGACTGGTGCTCCTCGTCGTCGCGATGGAGGACGCGACCGAACAGGTCGCGGTCCTCTACCCCGCGTACTACGACGCCGAGGACGCCAGCGAGATGCTGGAGGCCGCCGAGCGCGCCGGAGAGATGCGGACGTACCTCCGGACGCTCAAGAACGACCGCATCGAGTTCACCCACGAGGACCCCGAACCGTTCGCGCCGCCGACCTCCGAGGAGTGA
- a CDS encoding universal stress protein: MTEPPLTVDTVLVPVDGSDESADAVEYAAAVAEKYGASVHAMYVLGEELVRGIETGTVDEDEVLSETEAFMDRVRDIAAVRDVALSTSNAYGFSTTRKTQHPGSAILDTAEDIDADFLVIPREPLSGEPGEVLEKAAEYVLLYASQPVLSV, translated from the coding sequence ATGACCGAGCCGCCGCTGACAGTCGACACCGTCCTCGTCCCGGTCGACGGGAGCGACGAGTCGGCAGACGCCGTCGAGTACGCAGCCGCAGTCGCCGAGAAGTACGGGGCCAGCGTCCACGCGATGTACGTCCTCGGCGAGGAACTCGTCCGGGGCATCGAGACCGGGACGGTCGACGAGGACGAGGTGCTCTCGGAGACCGAGGCGTTCATGGACCGGGTCCGAGACATCGCCGCTGTCCGGGACGTGGCGCTCTCGACCTCGAACGCCTACGGCTTTTCGACCACGCGAAAGACCCAGCACCCGGGGAGCGCCATCCTCGACACCGCCGAGGACATCGACGCCGACTTCCTCGTGATTCCGCGCGAACCCCTCAGCGGCGAACCCGGAGAGGTGCTGGAGAAGGCCGCCGAGTACGTGTTACTGTACGCGAGCCAGCCCGTGCTGTCGGTGTAG
- a CDS encoding ABC transporter permease yields the protein MSTQTETEIEDVGDRGIVARLRASPFLSELLSNRLALMGLALIFGITAIGLYARLFLDLSAITTSQMGTNPNLAPPSWWGQKETQIITDYGTWAYPMGTDVQSRDLFPRVMYGAWLAMKYGTITVAASTVLGVGLGIMAAYYDDITDNVIMRTMDVLLAFPSLLLALALVAIFGTGLWKVVIALTLVYTPRFARVVRGAALKVLEDEYIEATEALGAKDPRVLVRHILPNCLAPITVQSTLNFGLAIIDIAALSFLGFGAQAGTPSWGLMLSNGVSDGLLTGDWWWSFFPGLFLAITVLGFNLLGDGMRDALDPRMRETVD from the coding sequence ATGAGCACGCAAACAGAAACCGAAATCGAGGACGTGGGCGACCGCGGCATCGTCGCCAGACTCCGCGCCTCCCCGTTCCTCTCCGAACTGCTGTCGAACCGACTCGCCCTGATGGGGCTGGCCCTCATCTTCGGGATAACCGCTATCGGACTCTACGCCCGGCTGTTCCTCGACCTCTCGGCGATCACGACCAGCCAGATGGGCACGAATCCCAACCTCGCGCCCCCGAGCTGGTGGGGGCAGAAGGAGACCCAGATAATCACCGACTACGGGACGTGGGCCTACCCGATGGGGACCGACGTTCAGTCTCGGGACCTCTTCCCACGGGTGATGTACGGCGCGTGGCTCGCGATGAAGTACGGCACCATCACGGTCGCGGCCTCGACGGTTCTCGGCGTCGGACTGGGCATCATGGCCGCGTACTACGACGACATCACCGACAACGTCATCATGCGGACGATGGACGTGTTGCTCGCGTTCCCGAGCCTCCTGCTCGCGCTCGCGCTGGTCGCCATCTTCGGCACCGGCCTCTGGAAGGTCGTCATCGCGCTCACGCTGGTCTACACCCCGCGGTTCGCCCGCGTCGTTCGCGGCGCGGCGCTCAAGGTGCTCGAAGACGAGTACATCGAGGCCACCGAGGCGCTCGGCGCGAAGGACCCGCGCGTGCTGGTTCGCCACATCCTGCCCAACTGCCTCGCGCCCATCACGGTCCAGTCGACGCTCAACTTCGGTCTCGCCATCATCGACATCGCCGCGCTCTCGTTCCTCGGGTTCGGCGCGCAGGCCGGGACCCCCTCGTGGGGCCTGATGCTCTCGAACGGCGTGAGCGACGGTCTGCTCACCGGCGACTGGTGGTGGTCGTTCTTCCCCGGCCTGTTCCTCGCCATCACCGTCCTCGGGTTCAATCTGCTCGGCGACGGGATGCGCGACGCGCTCGACCCGCGGATGCGCGAGACGGTCGACTGA
- a CDS encoding ABC transporter ATP-binding protein yields the protein MSDLLSISDLRTQFNTERGVVEAVDDFDLTIEEGETVGLVGESGSGKSVSALSLLQLVDDPGEIRSGSAEFYHEEVTADFADRYPGGVGEFVFPDEGYVDLLSAPENAMREIRGGEVSMIFQDPMTSLNPALTVGEQVAESLRLHQYGGRKKDSWWNALREITPKLGGKEVDEAVLADTVDMLEQVGIPEPDSRVEEYPHEFSGGMRQRVLIAIALACHPKLLIADEPTTALDVTIQAQILDLINDLQDDLGTSVLMITHDLGVVAETCDRVAVMYAGDIVEVGPVDEIFHNPSHPYTYTLLESIPDEDKERLTPIEGSVPDLIDMHEGCHFAPRCPWEQPECTGNEIPNLQHGPDDADHRAKCVLEDFDESEYGEDREGIDTGDHETGEKLLSVDGMKKHFSRADGLLDELLADEVESVKAVDGVSFDIYEGETVGLVGESGCGKSTAGRTLLHLEEPTDGTIVFQGTDLSELDREDLRDKRKDMQMIFQDPLSSLDPRMTVGQTIMEPLKIHDLPEQPPEGDTSRKQQRRDRVIELMEAVGLEPGQYDRYPHEISGGQRQRVGIARALAVDPDFIVADEPVSALDVSVQAQILNLLEDLQNEFGLTYLFIAHDLSVVRHISDRIAVMYLGEIVEVADTDDLFADPKHPYTRALLSAIPEPDPRADTDDRIILEGDVPSPIDPPSGCHFRTRCPEIIPPEGVDIEQDAFRSVMDYRERVEDRAINLDSAWEEAAGGGPADAETATAADGGRPQASTEAFEAVLWDRLFEVEPTGEPREVVSESFDHLAEGDWEAAESLLRERFESVCETTNPVLGDDAHPAACHLYDQPS from the coding sequence GTGAGTGACTTGCTATCAATATCGGATTTGCGGACGCAGTTCAACACCGAGCGCGGTGTCGTCGAGGCCGTCGACGACTTCGACCTCACCATCGAGGAGGGTGAGACGGTCGGACTGGTCGGCGAGTCCGGGTCGGGCAAGAGCGTCAGCGCGCTGTCGCTGCTCCAGCTCGTCGACGACCCCGGCGAGATACGGAGCGGGAGCGCGGAGTTCTACCACGAGGAGGTGACCGCCGACTTCGCCGACCGCTACCCCGGCGGTGTCGGGGAGTTCGTCTTCCCCGACGAGGGGTACGTCGACCTCCTGTCGGCCCCCGAGAACGCGATGCGCGAGATTCGGGGCGGCGAGGTGAGCATGATCTTCCAGGACCCGATGACCTCGCTCAACCCCGCGCTGACGGTTGGCGAGCAGGTCGCAGAGAGCCTCCGGCTCCACCAGTACGGCGGCCGGAAGAAGGACTCGTGGTGGAACGCGCTCCGGGAGATAACGCCGAAGCTCGGCGGCAAGGAGGTCGACGAGGCGGTGCTCGCCGACACGGTCGACATGCTCGAACAGGTCGGCATCCCCGAACCCGACTCGCGGGTCGAGGAGTACCCCCACGAGTTCTCGGGCGGGATGCGCCAGCGCGTCCTCATCGCCATCGCGCTGGCGTGTCACCCCAAGCTCCTCATCGCCGACGAGCCGACGACCGCGCTCGACGTGACCATTCAGGCCCAGATTCTCGACCTCATCAACGACCTGCAGGATGACCTCGGGACCTCGGTGCTGATGATCACCCACGACCTGGGCGTGGTGGCCGAGACCTGCGACCGAGTGGCCGTGATGTACGCGGGCGACATCGTGGAGGTCGGCCCGGTCGACGAGATATTCCACAATCCGTCCCATCCCTACACCTACACCCTGCTGGAGTCCATCCCGGACGAGGACAAAGAGCGGCTGACCCCCATCGAGGGGAGCGTCCCCGACCTCATCGACATGCACGAGGGGTGTCACTTCGCGCCGCGGTGTCCGTGGGAACAGCCCGAGTGTACGGGCAACGAGATTCCGAACCTTCAGCACGGCCCCGACGACGCCGACCACCGCGCGAAGTGCGTCCTCGAGGACTTCGACGAGAGCGAATACGGCGAAGACCGCGAGGGCATCGACACCGGCGACCACGAGACGGGCGAGAAGCTCCTGTCGGTCGACGGGATGAAAAAGCACTTCTCGCGGGCCGACGGCCTGCTCGACGAGCTTCTGGCCGACGAGGTAGAGAGCGTCAAGGCGGTCGACGGCGTGAGCTTCGACATCTACGAGGGCGAGACGGTCGGGCTGGTCGGCGAGTCGGGATGCGGCAAGTCGACCGCGGGCCGGACCCTCCTCCACCTCGAAGAGCCGACCGACGGAACCATCGTGTTCCAGGGCACCGACCTCTCGGAACTGGACCGCGAGGACCTGCGCGACAAGCGCAAGGACATGCAGATGATCTTCCAGGACCCGCTGTCGAGCCTCGACCCGCGGATGACGGTCGGCCAAACCATCATGGAGCCCCTGAAGATCCACGACCTGCCCGAACAGCCCCCCGAGGGCGACACCTCGCGCAAGCAACAGCGCAGGGACAGGGTCATCGAACTGATGGAGGCCGTGGGACTCGAACCCGGCCAGTACGACCGCTACCCCCACGAGATATCGGGCGGTCAGCGCCAGCGCGTGGGCATCGCCCGCGCGCTGGCGGTCGACCCCGACTTCATCGTCGCCGACGAGCCGGTGTCGGCCCTCGACGTGAGCGTGCAGGCCCAGATACTGAACCTTCTAGAGGACCTCCAGAACGAGTTCGGGCTGACCTACCTGTTCATCGCCCACGACCTCTCGGTCGTCCGGCACATCTCCGACCGCATCGCGGTGATGTACCTCGGCGAAATCGTGGAGGTCGCCGACACCGACGACCTGTTCGCCGACCCCAAGCACCCCTACACGCGAGCGCTGCTGTCGGCGATTCCCGAACCAGACCCGCGGGCCGACACCGACGACCGCATCATCCTCGAAGGCGACGTGCCCTCGCCCATCGACCCGCCGTCCGGGTGTCACTTCCGGACGCGGTGTCCCGAGATCATCCCGCCCGAGGGGGTGGACATAGAGCAGGACGCCTTCCGCTCGGTGATGGACTACCGCGAGCGCGTCGAGGACCGCGCCATCAACCTCGACTCGGCGTGGGAGGAGGCCGCCGGGGGCGGACCCGCCGACGCCGAGACCGCGACGGCCGCCGACGGAGGCCGTCCTCAGGCCTCGACGGAGGCGTTCGAGGCCGTCCTCTGGGACCGCCTGTTCGAGGTCGAACCCACGGGCGAACCCCGCGAGGTCGTCTCCGAGTCGTTCGACCACCTCGCCGAGGGCGACTGGGAGGCCGCCGAGTCGCTCCTTCGCGAGCGCTTCGAGAGCGTCTGCGAGACGACCAACCCCGTGTTGGGCGACGACGCTCATCCCGCGGCGTGTCACCTCTACGACCAGCCGAGCTGA
- a CDS encoding GNAT family N-acetyltransferase, which translates to MSRSERRYPDERAGPLPEPPVSFADGEGREIEIRPYEDDDFEAVVEMYVDFDSADRAQGIPPATESRVREWFEALLDGLNVVAWHGDRAVGHATLVPGGDDAYELAIFVHQDYQRAGIGSKLIRALLGHGRANGVEKVWLTVERWNRAAVGLYESVGFETYGTESFEIEMSLKL; encoded by the coding sequence ATGAGCCGGAGCGAGCGACGCTACCCCGACGAGCGGGCCGGGCCCCTCCCGGAGCCGCCCGTCTCGTTCGCCGACGGGGAGGGCCGGGAGATAGAGATTCGACCCTACGAGGATGACGACTTCGAGGCGGTCGTGGAGATGTACGTCGACTTCGACTCGGCCGACCGCGCGCAGGGCATCCCCCCGGCGACCGAGTCGCGGGTCCGCGAGTGGTTCGAGGCCCTGCTCGACGGCCTGAACGTGGTCGCGTGGCACGGCGACCGCGCGGTCGGCCACGCCACACTGGTGCCCGGCGGCGACGACGCCTACGAACTCGCCATCTTCGTGCATCAGGACTACCAGCGCGCGGGAATCGGGTCGAAGCTCATCCGCGCGCTTCTGGGCCACGGCCGCGCGAACGGCGTCGAGAAGGTGTGGCTGACCGTCGAGCGGTGGAACCGCGCGGCGGTCGGCCTCTACGAGTCGGTCGGCTTCGAGACGTACGGCACCGAGAGCTTCGAGATAGAGATGTCTCTCAAACTATAA
- a CDS encoding universal stress protein, whose product MNVLLGIGGSDDSLHALEKTVDRAKAAGDDLTVAVLENPESDRDPDDVEDRVRETLDDAGFSAEVRRLPGDPGSELVDLAEREGFDQLVLGGGQRSPMGKIKLGHIAEFVLLNSPVTVTLVR is encoded by the coding sequence ATGAACGTGCTACTCGGAATCGGCGGGAGCGACGACTCGTTGCACGCCTTAGAGAAGACCGTAGACCGTGCGAAGGCCGCGGGCGACGACCTCACGGTCGCCGTCCTCGAAAATCCCGAGAGCGACCGCGACCCGGACGACGTGGAGGACCGCGTGCGCGAGACCCTCGACGACGCGGGGTTCTCGGCCGAGGTCCGTCGCCTGCCGGGCGACCCCGGCAGCGAACTGGTCGACCTCGCCGAGCGCGAGGGGTTCGACCAGCTCGTGCTCGGCGGCGGCCAGCGGAGTCCGATGGGCAAGATCAAGCTCGGCCACATCGCGGAGTTCGTCCTGTTGAACTCCCCGGTCACCGTGACGCTGGTACGATGA
- a CDS encoding ABC transporter substrate-binding protein: MAPSDRLNRRSFLKAAGGATAAVTLAGCTGDEEQDTTTTEATEETTEETETEAGTTEEQEEDGGDGTLLTYARGSDSSSLDPQATTSGEDAKVMNQVYDRLIHFEPGESSLVAGLAEDYSLEGTTATLQLREGATFHNGDEFTADDFIATYDRFLDEDYEYFVGTENQSIYGDYLLGVVESVEKDGDYTLTMELGEEYAPFLANLAVFALAVLPQSEIESETEFSDNPVGTGPFAFEDWNTSDQQIRLSANDDYWGETPNVDEVVFTAISENTSRAQTLLSGGADIIDGIGAQSAQVIDGDDSASLEKVPGLNIGYMAFNMARVEAFRDKQVRQAISHAIDTQAIVENIYRGQATQASQPLPPGVLGRDDDIDPYEYDTEKAQSLLEEAGYGDGFEFELATMTNPRPYFASPVQTAQTVKSNLSEIGIEMSIDQQSSWDSYLTYIDEGKHDACFIGWISDNGDPDNFFSPLLHPSISTDEVPDDQDWAAADVSDDYNTGNYARWANTEFMDAVDEGKTTYEEGTREELYLEASQIAHEEAPWVFITHTEELRGVNNRIQNFTIAPISGPYLNLVSIDE, encoded by the coding sequence ATGGCGCCAAGTGACAGGCTTAATCGGCGTAGTTTCTTGAAGGCTGCTGGCGGTGCGACCGCGGCGGTCACGCTCGCCGGGTGTACCGGCGACGAAGAACAGGACACGACGACGACCGAGGCGACCGAGGAGACCACCGAGGAGACCGAAACCGAGGCGGGGACCACCGAAGAGCAGGAAGAGGACGGTGGCGACGGAACGCTGCTCACCTACGCTCGCGGTTCGGACTCGTCGTCGCTCGACCCGCAGGCGACCACGTCCGGCGAGGACGCCAAGGTCATGAATCAGGTCTACGACCGGCTCATCCACTTCGAGCCCGGCGAGTCGTCGCTCGTGGCGGGTCTCGCCGAGGACTACAGCCTCGAGGGGACGACCGCGACCCTCCAGCTGCGTGAGGGGGCTACCTTCCACAACGGCGACGAGTTCACCGCCGACGACTTCATCGCGACCTACGACCGGTTCCTCGACGAGGACTACGAGTACTTCGTCGGAACCGAGAACCAGTCCATCTACGGGGACTACCTGCTGGGCGTCGTCGAGAGCGTCGAGAAGGACGGCGACTACACGCTCACGATGGAACTCGGCGAAGAGTACGCGCCGTTCCTCGCCAACCTCGCGGTGTTCGCGCTCGCGGTCCTGCCCCAGTCGGAGATCGAGAGCGAGACCGAGTTCAGCGACAACCCGGTCGGTACCGGACCGTTCGCGTTCGAGGACTGGAACACCAGCGACCAGCAGATCCGGCTGAGCGCGAACGACGACTACTGGGGCGAGACGCCCAACGTCGACGAGGTCGTGTTCACGGCCATCAGCGAGAACACCTCCCGCGCCCAGACGCTGTTGTCGGGCGGCGCAGACATCATCGACGGCATCGGCGCGCAGTCGGCGCAGGTCATCGACGGCGACGACAGCGCCTCCCTCGAGAAGGTGCCCGGCCTGAACATCGGGTACATGGCGTTCAACATGGCCCGCGTCGAGGCGTTCCGCGACAAGCAGGTCCGACAGGCCATCAGCCACGCCATCGACACCCAGGCCATCGTCGAGAACATCTACCGCGGTCAGGCGACCCAGGCCAGCCAGCCCCTCCCGCCGGGCGTGCTGGGACGCGACGACGACATCGACCCCTACGAGTACGACACCGAGAAGGCCCAGAGCCTGCTCGAAGAGGCCGGGTACGGCGACGGCTTCGAGTTCGAACTCGCGACGATGACGAACCCGCGCCCGTACTTCGCCTCGCCGGTCCAGACCGCCCAGACGGTTAAGTCGAACCTGAGCGAGATCGGCATCGAGATGTCCATCGACCAGCAGTCCTCGTGGGACTCGTATCTCACCTACATCGACGAGGGCAAGCACGACGCGTGTTTCATCGGCTGGATCAGCGACAACGGCGACCCGGACAACTTCTTCTCGCCGTTGCTCCACCCCAGCATCTCGACCGACGAGGTGCCCGACGACCAGGACTGGGCGGCCGCCGACGTGAGCGACGACTACAACACCGGCAACTACGCCCGGTGGGCCAACACGGAGTTCATGGATGCCGTCGACGAGGGCAAGACCACGTACGAGGAGGGGACCCGCGAGGAGCTCTACCTCGAGGCCTCCCAGATCGCACACGAGGAGGCCCCGTGGGTCTTCATCACCCACACCGAGGAGCTCCGCGGCGTCAACAACCGAATCCAGAACTTCACCATCGCGCCCATCAGCGGTCCGTACCTCAACCTCGTCTCGATTGACGAGTGA
- a CDS encoding ABC transporter permease, whose product MISKRFVIKRLLLLVPVLFGVATFVFAILHLSPGDPARVIAGQRASQEFVNQIRTELGLNDPIWVQYGRFLLEAAQFDFGESYQVQQGTPITEILRARLPVTLEMAVYGQLFGILMGIPTGLLAAIKQDSLSDHLTRVGALTGISIPIYWSGPLLILLFAQMLGMLPASGRIASEYSVDLVTGMITIDTLISGNFAAFQSAVRHMLLPSLVIGIYSMALISRMMRSSMLEVIRQDYMRTARAKGQGARITVMKHGFRNALIPVVTVIGIQFGSLLGGAVLTETVFGIGGIGTLLVQAIQVGDYPVVQGTVLTFAFLFTLVNLGVDITYSYLDPRIEQ is encoded by the coding sequence ATGATTTCCAAGCGGTTCGTTATCAAACGACTCCTGCTGCTCGTCCCGGTGCTGTTCGGGGTGGCGACGTTCGTGTTCGCCATCCTCCACCTCTCGCCGGGCGACCCCGCGCGAGTCATCGCGGGCCAGCGGGCGTCACAGGAGTTCGTCAACCAGATACGGACGGAACTCGGGCTGAACGACCCCATCTGGGTGCAGTACGGCCGGTTCCTGCTGGAGGCCGCCCAGTTCGACTTCGGCGAGTCCTACCAAGTCCAGCAGGGAACGCCCATCACCGAGATACTCCGTGCCCGGCTCCCGGTCACGCTGGAGATGGCGGTGTACGGCCAGCTGTTCGGCATCCTGATGGGCATCCCGACCGGACTGCTGGCGGCGATCAAGCAGGACTCGCTGAGCGACCACCTCACGCGGGTCGGCGCGCTGACCGGTATCAGCATCCCCATCTACTGGAGCGGTCCCCTGCTCATCCTGCTGTTCGCGCAGATGCTCGGGATGCTCCCGGCGAGCGGTCGCATCGCCTCCGAGTACAGCGTCGACCTCGTCACGGGGATGATAACCATCGACACACTGATCAGCGGCAACTTCGCGGCGTTCCAGTCGGCGGTCAGGCACATGCTCCTGCCGTCGCTGGTCATCGGCATCTACTCGATGGCGCTCATCTCGCGGATGATGCGGTCGTCGATGCTGGAGGTCATCCGTCAGGACTACATGCGGACCGCCCGCGCGAAGGGCCAGGGCGCGCGGATCACCGTGATGAAACACGGCTTCCGCAACGCCCTCATCCCGGTCGTGACCGTCATCGGCATCCAGTTCGGGAGCCTGCTCGGCGGGGCGGTCCTGACCGAGACGGTGTTCGGCATCGGCGGTATCGGCACGCTACTGGTGCAGGCGATACAGGTCGGTGACTACCCGGTGGTCCAGGGGACCGTCCTGACGTTCGCGTTCCTGTTCACGCTGGTGAATCTGGGCGTCGACATCACCTACTCGTACCTCGACCCGAGGATCGAACAATGA